A genomic segment from Spinacia oleracea cultivar Varoflay chromosome 3, BTI_SOV_V1, whole genome shotgun sequence encodes:
- the LOC110788914 gene encoding uncharacterized protein: MTASSSFLTLNSQFHLLTQIPLKPTLISTPKSIISTNTTNNPINHLVAATNFNRYQMAMAASPSPSISTDQFKPFQLNEMSDFFLISSPSGYISICGFGSLLSERSARSTFPDLCNFRVARLQGFRRVFAHVAPIFFERGIAKPETKEISSLSVEPCEGEELIVTVFEIQKSEVPSFMERELEFRFLAVLPETLEGKTFDNPAVLCARSSDEEFFNVGCKGSKEVYHQHYGRYNIDKIWRDDIFPCRTYMRHCVLAAKNLGDTAYSNFLDHTYLADRQTTIRQYLATAGSGIMEEEPPESLKTRYGG, from the exons ATGACAGCATCCTCTTCATTCCTCACTCTCAATTCCCAATTTCACTTACTTACTCAAATCCCTTTAAAACCCACCTTAATCTCAACTCCCAAATCCATCATTAGCACTAATACAACTAATAATCCAATTAACCATCTTGTTGCTGCCACTAATTTCAATCGATATCAGATGGCCATGGCAGCTTCACCATCACCATCCATTTCCACTGATCAATTCAAGCCTTTTCAGCTAAATGAGATGTCTGATTTCTTCTTAATTTCCTCTCCCAGTGGATATATCTCCATTTGCGGTTTTGGGTCTCTTCTTtctg AGAGGAGTGCAAGGAGTACATTTCCAGATTTGTGTAACTTTAGGGTGGCTCGATTACAAGGTTTTAGGAGGGTTTTTGCTCATGTAGCTCCTATCTTCTTCGAACGTGGCATTGCCAAGCCTGAAACCAAG GAGATCTCAAGTTTAAGTGTAGAGCCTTGTGAAGGGGAGGAACTCATAGTCACTGTGTTTGAAATTCAAAAATCGGAG GTGCCTTCTTTTATGGAGAGGGAGCTTGAGTTCCGATTTCTAGCT GTTCTGCCAGAAACATTAGAAGGGAAAACATTTGATAATCCAGCG GTTCTCTGTGCTCGGTCCAGCGATGAGGAATTTTTCAATGTAGGATGTAAAG GAAGCAAAGAAGTATACCATCAGCATTATGGACGATATAACATTGATAAGATATGGAGGGACGACATATTTCCTTGTCGAACTTATATGCGCCATTG TGTTTTAGCAGCAAAGAATCTTGGAGATACAGCCTACAGTAACTTTTTAGATCATACATACCTTGCTGACCGTCAGACAACCATTCGTCAGTACCTAGCAACAGCAGGTTCAGGTATAATGGAAGAGGAGCCTCCAGAGTCCTTAAAGACGCGTTATGGTGGTTAA